Proteins from one Terriglobus tenax genomic window:
- a CDS encoding Gfo/Idh/MocA family protein: MSPSQTDRREFLKLSTAALATSAISMNARSYAAVVGANDRVRTAVVGAGDRMRQALIPAFEACKKEMNFEWAAVSDIWSLRRESGQALLKKLSGGDIAICRNNEELYARKDVDAVLIATADFQHAQHGIQAVKAGRDAYCEKPTADIMSDARELLKAVKESGQVFQVGTQRRSTPSYQKAYEYIKSGKFGEINMVEMTWNVNQPGRWRRPDVVPLLKEADTDWKRYLINRPYEPFDARKYLEFRLFWPFSSGIPDQWLVHQIDTVHWFSGHPHPRSVVANGGIYQWHDGRRNWDTFTAVFDYGPDDDPNKGFQVQYSSRQTNSAGGIKEIYYSNGGSLNMDTQEVTPEGGLTAKMAAEMKMQPNQLPKFSLADKAEKVSTDANTGGDPMTTANMHNWMECVRSRKTPNASIDAGYSHSVALCMCIAAMQTGAKVTFNPKTQQIMAGGKVYA; this comes from the coding sequence ATGTCCCCATCTCAGACTGACCGCAGGGAGTTCCTCAAGCTCTCGACCGCCGCCCTTGCCACCTCTGCCATCTCGATGAACGCCCGCAGCTATGCCGCTGTTGTCGGAGCGAATGACCGTGTCCGTACTGCTGTTGTGGGTGCGGGTGACCGCATGCGGCAGGCGCTGATTCCTGCCTTTGAAGCCTGTAAGAAGGAGATGAACTTTGAGTGGGCCGCTGTCTCAGATATCTGGTCGCTGCGCCGTGAGTCTGGCCAGGCACTGCTCAAAAAGCTTTCCGGTGGAGACATCGCCATCTGCCGCAACAATGAAGAGCTCTACGCCCGTAAAGATGTAGACGCTGTTCTGATTGCTACCGCCGACTTTCAGCACGCGCAGCACGGCATCCAGGCCGTGAAGGCGGGCCGGGACGCCTACTGTGAGAAGCCGACGGCAGACATCATGTCCGACGCGCGCGAGCTGCTGAAGGCCGTCAAAGAGAGTGGCCAGGTCTTCCAGGTAGGCACGCAGCGCCGCTCCACCCCCTCCTACCAGAAGGCGTACGAGTACATTAAGTCCGGCAAGTTCGGCGAGATCAACATGGTCGAGATGACCTGGAACGTGAATCAGCCGGGCCGCTGGCGCCGCCCTGACGTTGTGCCCTTGCTGAAGGAAGCCGACACCGACTGGAAGCGCTACCTGATCAACCGCCCGTATGAGCCGTTCGACGCCCGCAAGTACCTGGAGTTCCGCCTCTTCTGGCCTTTCTCCTCGGGCATCCCTGACCAGTGGCTGGTCCACCAGATCGACACCGTGCACTGGTTTTCGGGGCATCCGCATCCGCGCTCGGTCGTCGCCAACGGCGGCATCTACCAGTGGCACGACGGCCGCCGCAACTGGGACACCTTTACCGCCGTCTTCGACTACGGCCCGGATGACGACCCGAACAAGGGCTTCCAGGTGCAGTACAGCTCGCGCCAGACCAACTCCGCCGGCGGCATCAAGGAGATCTATTACTCCAACGGCGGCAGCCTGAACATGGACACGCAGGAGGTCACGCCCGAGGGTGGTCTGACCGCCAAGATGGCCGCCGAGATGAAGATGCAGCCTAACCAGCTGCCCAAGTTCTCGCTGGCCGACAAGGCGGAAAAGGTCTCCACCGACGCCAACACCGGTGGCGACCCCATGACCACGGCCAACATGCACAACTGGATGGAATGCGTCCGCAGCCGCAAGACGCCGAACGCCAGCATTGATGCGGGCTATTCGCACTCGGTGGCGCTGTGCATGTGTATTGCCGCCATGCAGACCGGGGCGAAGGTCACCTTCAACCCGAAGACGCAGCAGATCATGGCCGGAGGCAAGGTCTATGCATAA